The Candidatus Margulisiibacteriota bacterium genome contains the following window.
TTAATACGTTAAGATCAGCGTCCTGGTCATAATAAACTTTTGCCATAATTGTCCTCCTCAAATCGTAGATAAAATCTCAAAATAAGTTGTTTAATTATAACATAGCGAGATAAATAGCGCAAAAAGAGAGCGAACCGCCTTACCTAAAATTACCTGAAATTGTTTCGGAAAGACAATGATAATGGTTAGGACGAAGTCTTTGAATATATTTAAATTGGAGGAAATTTATGATTATTGGAACGACGGCAAAGATGACTGCGAGCGCGAGAGGGATCTTACAACATACTTTAAAGGTTAAACCGGGGGAACGGGTTTATGTGACCCATGACGCTCCTCGCGCTGCCGTTGGGGCGGCTTTTATTTCAGCGGCGAAGGATTTGGGACATGAAGTCAGGTCTTTTGATCTGGGAGAACGCAGATTCGAGGATGGCGGGATCGACAATTTGCTGGCCAGCGTATCCGAAGGTGGCCCTTATGTGTTTGTTAATACGTTTACCAGCGGGGTAACGAGAGAGGGCAAGCCCGAAACACCTTTTAGGATTCAACTCTTATCCTATCAAATAGGCCGAAAGCTGGCCGAAAAAATGAAGGATATTCCTCGTCATCTTATCCCGATTGGGCAACAAAGCCGGGTCATGCATTCTCCCGGCATAACCGACGAAGCCCTTCAGTGGGACGTCGATTATGGCATTATGGCGCAAAGGATGGCAGTCTTAAATGAAGCCTACCAAGGGGCCAAAGCAGTCAAGATTGAAACTCAACGGGGGACCTCTTTGATGTTAGGCATTGGGAACCGGCCGTTACATTGCGAATTAACAATTGAGAAACCAGGCACGTTCGGGAACTGGCCTCCGGGCGAAGCGTATTTTGCCCCGCTTGAGGATTCGGCCAATGGGATTGCCATTGTTGACGGGACGATCGGCGACTTTGGCGTCCCCGCGGCGCCGATTAGGTTTGGCTTTCGCAACGGGGTAATTAAAAATATTGAATATTTAGGGCAGTCGCGGACAGACCTTTTCTTAACCAGGCTGCTGGATGCCATCTGGCAAAAGGACGATCCCCAAGCGGCGGTGATTGGCGAGCTGGGGATCGGCGTGGCCGATTTCCCCCAAACCGGCGAAATGCTGTTCGATGAAAAAATATACGGCACGGTCCATTTTGCGGCGGGAGGAAACGAAGAGTTTGGCGGAGTGAATACCTCACAAACCCATCGTGATCATTTAATGTGGCACCCGACGCTGACCCTGATAGACGCGGACGGTTCTT
Protein-coding sequences here:
- a CDS encoding aminopeptidase; this encodes MIIGTTAKMTASARGILQHTLKVKPGERVYVTHDAPRAAVGAAFISAAKDLGHEVRSFDLGERRFEDGGIDNLLASVSEGGPYVFVNTFTSGVTREGKPETPFRIQLLSYQIGRKLAEKMKDIPRHLIPIGQQSRVMHSPGITDEALQWDVDYGIMAQRMAVLNEAYQGAKAVKIETQRGTSLMLGIGNRPLHCELTIEKPGTFGNWPPGEAYFAPLEDSANGIAIVDGTIGDFGVPAAPIRFGFRNGVIKNIEYLGQSRTDLFLTRLLDAIWQKDDPQAAVIGELGIGVADFPQTGEMLFDEKIYGTVHFAAGGNEEFGGVNTSQTHRDHLMWHPTLTLIDADGSSRVVMRDGKIV